From the Nostoc sp. PCC 7107 genome, the window TGCATACCAAGCTGGGTCAGCAGACCAACGTAGAAAATCATCGTGATATTCTTGACTGATAAATTCTGGGGTTTTACCTTCCCATTGGCCGTAGTTAATTTCTTTTAAACCCTCACGCAGTTGTGGTTCTATCCCAATAGCTGTACACAAAGGTTTAGCTGTGGCTATTGTGCGCCGCATCGGACTACAAAAAATATCTGCCCAATCCAGAGACTGGTATGCAGATGCAAAAGCCTCAGCCATATCCAAACCTTCAGGAGTCAGTTCTGAGTCTATAGAACCACAAAAAGCATTATTACGACTGTATTCTGTTTGTCCGTGACGAAGAAAGTAAATATGTAAGTTCACGGTAAATTCTCGCTAAGGTTTAAAGAGTATTAAATAATGCTTAGTTTATGAATTGTTTAAGGGCATAATACCATAGCCATTCAAATCCCTACAGAAGCAACGCTATTTATACTAATGGCAGTGGGGAGTAGGAATATTCCTTCTAAGAAGAAGTATGAAAATATACTTATTTTAAATATTCTTGTTATCTAATACTTAATAAACGGGAATAATAACTTTTGATGTATATAGATGAATCTATATACATAAACAAAATTCAACTGACATTGAGGCATGTATAAATGGATGCTAAAGTTTGCACTCCCATAATTCTTGGATATCAAATTAGGGAAGTACTATACACAGGCTCCCGAACTAGAGTATATCGAGCTATCCGCCAGTTTGATCAACTACCAGTAGTTATCAAGCTTTTGACTTCAGAATGTCCCAGTTTCTCAGAATTATTACAATTTCGCAATCAATATAGCATTAGTAAAAATCTTCCCATTCCTGGAATTATCCATCCCTTAGCATTAGAAACCTACGGTAATGGTTATATTTTGGTGATGGCGGATAGTGGGGGAATCGCATTACGAGAATACATCAAAGCTAAGATTCTCAGCCTCGACGAATTTTTAGCGATCGCCATCCAACTAGCTAATATTCTTCAAGATTTACACCAAAATCGCGTTATTCATAAAGATATCAAACCTGCAAATATTCTGATTAATCCTCAAACAAAACAAGTTCAAATCATTGACTTTAGTATTGCTTCCTTGTTACCTAGAGAAACTCAAGAAATCAAAAGTCCAAATGTTTTAGAAGGAACACTCGCTTATATTTCTCCAGAACAAACTGGGAGAATGAATCGAGGTATAGATTACCGGAGTGATTTTTATTCTTTGGGCGTGACATTTTATGAAATATTGACTGGGAATTTACCCTTTATTTGTAGCGACCCAATGGAGTTGCTGCATTGTCATATTGCTAAACAACCAGATGAACTCAACAGTACAGAAATCCCCCAGGTAATTGCAGAGATTGTCATGAAGCTGATGGCGAAAAACGCTGAAGACCGGTATCAAAGTGCATTAGGTTTAAAATTTGATTTAGAAAAATGCCTGTCTCAATCTCAATTAACTGGCAAAGTTGAATATTTTGCCATTGGTGAGAAAGATAGTTGCGATCGCTTCCTCATCCCAGAAAAACTCTACGGACGGGAAACTGAAGTCCAAACTCTATTAAATGCTTTTAAGCGTGTCACAGTCGGTGCTTCAGAATTAATGTTAGTTGCTGGATCTTCTGGGATTGGCAAAACTGCGATTGTCAATGAAGTGCATAAACCGATTGTCCAACAACGCGGCTATTTTATTAAAGGTAAATTTGACCAATTCAATCGCAACATTCCGTTTTCAGCATTTGTGCAAGCCTTCCGCGACTTGATGGGACAGTTGCTGTCAGAATCTGACACACAACTCCAGCAATGGAAAACTCAGATTTTAGCAGTTGTAGGCGAAAACGCACAAGTTCTGATTGAAGTCATTCCCGAACTAGAAATAATTATTGGAAAACAACCACCCGCACCTGAATTATTGGGTAGTGCGGCGCAGAATCGCTTTAATTTGTTATTTCAAAAATTTATTCAAATATTTACCACTGTAGAACATCCATTAGTCATATTTTTAGATGATTTACAGTGGGCTGATTCAGCTTCCTTTGAGTTGATTAAACTACTAATGCAAAACAGTCATTATCTGTTGGTATTAGGTGCATATCGAGATAATGAAGTGTCACCTATCCACCCATTTATCTTGATGTTAGAAGAACTCAAGCAAGTAAAAACGATTGTTACTACAATTACTCTTCCACCTCTGACTTGTGATGATACCAATCATTTGGTTGCAGACACGTTGAATTGTTCTCTAGAATTTACCAAACTCCTGACCGAATTAATTCAGCGAAAAACTCAAGGTAATCCATTTTTTACCACCCAGTTTCTCAAAGCATTACACGAAGAAAAATATATTATCTTTAATTGCGATCGCCATTATTGGGAATGTGATTTGCTCAAAGTAAATGAACTATCACTCACTGATGATGTAGTGGAATTTATGGCATTGCAATTACAGAAATTACCAGCCGCAACCCAAAAGATTTTAAAATTAGCCGCCTGTGTCGGTAACACGTTTGATTTAGCAACAGTAATGCTGATCTCAGAACAATCGCCAACTGATACATCCACAGCATTATGGAAAGCTTTGCAAGAAGGCTTGATTATTCCTACAAGCCAAGTTTACAAATTCTTTCAATTAGAAGATACGGCACATTCTCAAGCAGAACACACCATCAATCCAACATATCGATTTCTACACGATCGCATTCAACAAGCCGCCTATTCTTTAATACCTGATGACCAAAAACAAGTCACGCATTATCAGATCGGGCAACAATTATTAAGTCATCTCTCGGAGGAAAAACAGCGGGAAAGTATTTTTGATATCGTCAATCATTTAAATATGGGGAGCGAGTTGATTACCACACAAAGACAAAGAAATCAATTAGCAAAGTTAAACCTTATGGCTGGAGAAAAAGCCCTGGCAGCAACGGCATACTCTGCTGCTGCTAAATATTTTGATAGTGGAGTTAAGTTTCTACATGCCGATAGCTGGCAAAGCGAGTATAGGCTGACATTATCTCTTTATGAATCTGCAATTGAGGCAGAATATCTTAACATCAACTTTGCTCATGCTCAATCCTTAGCTAATTTTGTTTTAGAGCGCACGACTAGCCTACTTGATCGCGTCAAATTTTATGAACTGCAAATTCAAATGTATATGGCTCAGTCAGAAACGCCAAAAGCACTGGCCATAGGTATGTCGGCTTTAGAACTTTTAGGAGTAGATTTAAACAATGCTCCCGCATCTTCAGCAATTTATCTGCCACAACTAGCCACAATAGAATCATTGCCAGTTATGCAAGATGCTCATCAAATTGCTGTTATGCGTATACTCATGGCAATTTTTTCTCCAGCCTACACCACAAAACCAGAACTTTTGTCCCCGATTGTTTTGACAATGATTAATCTAAGTTTAAAACAGGGACACACATCGCTGACTGCCTTTGCCTATGTATTTTATGGCATAATGCTGTGTGGATTTGAGAAGGATTTAGATAAGGGATATTACTCTGGATTACTGGCTTTGAAAGTATTAGAGCAGTTCTCAGCCAGAGAATTAGAGTGTAAAGTTAGCAATTTATTTAATGTTTTTATTAGACCTTGGAAAGAACCTCTAATTCAAACTATAGAACCATTAGGTAGGGCTAGTCAAATAGGTTTTGAAATGGGGGATATTGAGTATGCTAGTTATGCCACTGCTCATCGCTGTACCTATCGATTTCTAGCTGGAGAAAATCTTGTAGACTTACAAGAAAAACAAAAGATAGCGCTTGAAGTTTTGCAGCCAATTAAACAACATCATTCTCTGGTTAATGCTCAAATTTGGCAGCAACTCGTCTCCAATTTGTTGGGAGATGTTACTGATATAAAAAAATTATCCGGTGAGCATTTTGATGAAACTGAGCTTATACCCATTTTGTGTGCCGGAAATGATCGATCACTGTCGTTTACAGCTTATTTGGCTAAGTGTATTCTCAGTTATTTATTTGCCGATTATCCGGTGGCTGTAACATCAGCAGTTCAGGCAGCAAATTATGCAGATGCAGCTATTGGAGTGACTGTTGCACTCCACAACTTTTATTACTCTCTTGCGCTGCTGTCTCAATCTGAAGACAGTGGCACACCAAATATAAACAAAAATTATCAATCTCTGCTAGGCCAAATAGAAGTTAATCAAAAATTATTGAAAGTATGGGCTGTTCATGCGCCAAAAAACTTTGAACATAAATACAATTTGGTAGAAGCAGAAAAATGTCGAGTATTAGGCAAAAAAACAGCAGCCATTGAACTATATGATCGTGCTATTGGTGGAGCTATAAAAAATAATTATATCCAAGAAGCAGCACTCAGCAATGAGTTGGCGGCCAAATTTTACCTCGACTGGGGTAAAGAGAAAATTGCCCAAGTTTATATGCAGGAAGCTTACTATGGCTATGCTAATTGGGGTGCAGCAGCGAAAACTGAAGATTTAGAATATCGTTACCCTAACTTATTACTGCCCATTCTCCAAAAAATAAATCCTATTCTGAACATCTGGGATACTCTCGAAACTTTGGTTGTCCCTAATTTATCAATTCATTCTTCCACAAAAGTCAACGGTTCTTCTAGCTCTAGCATCAATAATGCACTAGATTTTACCGCCATCCTCAAAGCCTCTCAAGCATTATCCATGACAATTGTTCTGGATGAACTATTACAAAAACTCACGCAGATTGTTTTGCAAAATTCTGGGGGCGATTACTGTGCCTTAATTCTGCCCGATAGTGATGGTAACTGGCACCTCAAAGCCATTGCTACACTTGAAAGTACAGAACTTGTTTCTGAACCTCTGGAGGGGAATTTCCTGCTACCCGTTAAGCTGATACAGTACGTCAAAAATACCCAAGCAATTGTAGCCTTCGATAATCTAAAAACTGATCTACCCGTAATTGGGGAATATTTAACGAAGCACCAACCAAAAAGCGTAGTTTGCTTACCAATTCTGAATCAAGGAAATTTGATTGGGATTGTGTATTTAAAGAATCAGTCTACTAGTCAAGTATTTACAAATGAGCGCATTCTCATTCTGAATTTCCTGTGTACTCAAGCTGCTATTTCTCTAGAAAATGCTAGACTCCATGCCCAAGAACGGGCAAAATCCTATCGTTTAGAGCAATCTCAACAAAGATTACAAATTATCATTCAACAAACACCAGTAGCTGTCCTAGAGTGGAATACTCAGTTTGAGTTTCAAAATTGGAATCCAGCTGCGGAAAAATTATTTGGCTATACACAATCAGAAATATTAGGTAAACATTTTCGTACTATTATTCCTGAAGAGTATCACGCTTACACAGATGATATTGCCACTTCAATTTTAGCTGAAAATGGTGGTTCTCACGCTATTAATGAAAACATTACTAAAGATGGTCGACGGATTGTTTGTGAATGGTTTAATGCCGCACTACTTGATGCTAATGGAGAGATTTATGGTGGCGTTTCAATGGGGTTAGATATTAGCGATCGCCAACGGGCAGAAGCCGCCATTCAGAAAAAATCACAGGAACTAGAAATGGCTTTAAAAGCCCTACAGCAAGCACAATTACAAATTATTCAAAGTGAGAAAATGTCCGCTTTGGGTAACTTAGTTGCTGGTATCGCCCACGAAATGAATAATCCCTTGGGCTTTATTGCCGCTACTCTCAAACAAGCTAAACCCACCTTTGCTGATATTATTGAACACTTGAAAATCTATCAAGAAACTTTACCTGATAAGAGTGAAGAAATCCTCGATCACGAGTCAGAAATTGATTTGGAATATAGCTTAGAGGATTTACCAAAAATGCTCGATTCCATGACAATGGCTTGCGATAGATTAAAAAATATCAGCACTTCTCTACGCACATTCTCCCGTGCTGATAGAGATTATAAAGTGCCATTTAATCTTCATGAAGGCATTGATAGTACAATCTTAATTCTCAAGCATCGTCTCAAAGCCAACGAACAGCGTCCCGCGATTGAAGTAATAACTAGCTACGGTAATTTACCACAAATAGAATGTTTTCCTGGGCAATTAAATCAGGTATTTATGAATATTTTAGCAAATGCCATTGACGCATTGGAAGAATCAAATCATGGACGGAGTTTTGAGCAAATTCAAGCTCATCCTAACCTGATTACAATTACCACATCAATGACGGATAAATATGCAAAAATCTCCATTACTGACAACGGTAAAGGCATGAGCGAAGAGGTAAAATGCAAAATCTTTGACCATTTATTTACTACTAAAGCTGTAGATAAAGGTACGGGTTTAGGTTTGGCGATCGCTCTGCAAATTGTCGAGGAAAAACATAACGGTCAAATCGCAGTTAATTCTGTTATGGGAGAGGGAACAGAATTTCTTATTTCCCTTCCCATTAAGGCTTAATTTGGGAACTTTGATTTAAAAATTGCAATTCAATTCAGGTAGGTAATGCGGAAAAGTCGCTGCCTACCTGATTTTTATGTTTGGACATTACCCACCCTAGGATGATAGAGAATAATACTTTTTTGAAGTTGCAATTGGACACTTACTTAAGTAATAAAAGTGTTTAATTACACATATTTATTTGTTAGTAAATATCTCATCAATGGGAATACTAAGCTTATCTAAACTTGCTGCGCGTGGTTTCATCCATGTAGAGAAGCAAAGGCCAAAAAAAGCTAGAGGTGTATATAAATGGCTACTGAGTTTCCTACCCCCGTCATTCCTGGATATCAAATTAGCTTTCAACTGTATGCAGGTTCTAGAACCAGAGTATATCGTGCTATCCGCCAAGTCGATCAACTGCCAGTAGTCATCAAACTCTTGACCTCAGAATATCCCAGTTTTCAAGAATTATTGCAATTTCGCAACCAATATACGATTAGTAAAAATCTCCAAATTCCGGGGATTATTCATCCCTTGTCATTAGAAACATATCGCAATGGTTATATTTTGGTGATGGCGGATACAGGCGCGATCGCTCTACGGGAATACATCAAAACTAGCACTCTTTCCTTAGCAGAATTTTTAGCGATCGCCATTCAATTAAGCAATATTCTCCAAGATTTGCATCAACATCGCGTTATCCACAAAGATATCAAACCTGCTAATATCCTGATTCATCCCTACACTAAACAAGTACAACTGATTGACTTTAGTATTGCTTCCTTGTTACCTAGAGAAACTCAAGAAATCAAAAGTCCCAACGTTTTAGAAGGAACACTAGCTTACATTTCCCCAGAACAAACTGGGAGAATGAATCGGGGTATAGATTACCGGAGTGATTTTTATTCTTTAGGTGTGACATTTTACGAACTCTTGACTGGGAATTTACCATTTATTTGTAATGACCCAATGGAGTTAGTTCATTGCCATATAGCTAAAACGCTAACTATATTGGGAAACATATCAGATATACCGCCGGTGATTGCGGATATTGTCAAGAAATTGATGGCGAAAAATGCCGAAGATAGATATCAAAGTGCTTTGGGATTAAAGTTTGATTTAGAAACTTGTTATGAGCAGTTGCAAGATACTGGCAAAGTTGAATATTTTGCCATTGGTAGACGGGATATTTGCGATCGCTTCCTCATCCCTGAAAAACTCTACGGACGAGACGTAGAAGTTACCAGCATAGTGCAAGCTTTTGAGCGCGTCGCCAACGGTAAAACCGAAATGATGCTAGTAGCAGGATTTTCCGGGATTGGTAAAACCGCCGTCATCAATGAGGTTCACAAACCCATTACCCGACAACAAGGCTATTTCATCAAAGGTAAATTTGACCAGTTTAATCGTAATCTTCCCTTATTAGCTTTTGTCCAAGCTTTGCGAGATTTAATCGGGCAGTTATTATCCGAATCAGACACCCAATTAAACCAATGGCGCAGCAAAATTCTCACAGCTTTGGGTGATAATGGACAAGTTTTAATTGAAGTGATGCCAGAACTCGAAAGAGTGATTGGTAAACAACCTGCCGCACCAGAACTTTCGGGAACCGCCGCCCAAAATCGTTTTAACTTATTATTCCAGAAATTTATTGCTGTTTTTACCACAGCAGAACACCCATTAGTCATGTTTCTTGATGACTTGCAATGGGCAGATTTAGCTTCTTTGCAATTGATTAAACTGCTGATGGCAGATAAAAATTATCTGTTATTGTTGGGAGCTTATCGAGACAATGAAGTATCGCAGACACACCCATTAATTTTGACAGTTGAGGAACTCCAGCAAGTTGGCAAAACAGTTAATACAATTACCCTTGCGCCTCTAATGTTAAGTGATGTCAATCAGTTAGTTGCAGATACGCTGCATTGTACAACAGAGCGATCGCTTCCCCTGACAGAATTAATTGTCCGCAAGACCCAAGGTAATCCCTTTTTCATTACTCAGTTTCTCAAAGCATTATACGAAGATGGCGAAATTAAATTTAATTGTGAACAGGGATATTGGGAATGTGATATTGTCCAAATTAATGCCTTATCTCTCACAGATGATGTGGTGGAGTTTATGGCACAACAATTGCAGAAGTTACCTGATGAAACACAACAAATAGTCAAATTAGCTGCTTGTATCGGTAATCAATTTGATTTAGCCACCTTAGCGATTGTTTCTGAACAATTACAGATGGAAGCAGCAACAGCTTTATGGAAGGCTTTACAAGAAGGCTTAATTCTCCCTCAAAGTGAAGTTTATAAATTTTATCTCAACCATGAACAAACAGATACAAATACTCACAACATTGAAAATTTAACCTATCGCTTTCTCCACGATCGCGTCCAACAAGCTGCTTACTCTTTAATTCCCGATCGCCAAAAACAAGCCACTCACCTCAAAATTGGCCAATTACTCTGGAGTAATACCCTAGAGCAAGAGTTAGAAACACGCATTTTTGATATTGTCAATCAGCTAAATATCGGCATTGAATTAATTACAGAACCATCCCAAAAAGAACAATTAGCCCAGTTAAACTTACGGGCTGGACATAAAGCTAAAGTTGCGACAGCCTACTCTGCGGCTGTGAGTTACTTAAATACAGGTTTAACACTTTTAACAGCAAATAGTTGGCAAAGTCAGTATGATTTAACTCTACAGTTTTATGCAGCTTTAGCAGAATCAGAATATTTAAACACTAATTTTTCTCAATCTAAATACTTCATTGAGCAAACGCTTTTATCGGCTCGCAACTCACTAGATAAAATCAAAGTTTATGAAATCCAGATTTTATCTTACACTGCTCAAAACAAACTGATAGAAGCTATAAATACAGGGAGAGAAGCTTTAGACTTGCTAGGTGTAGATTTTCCTGAAGATTGTGATTTTGAGACAATGATTACCCAACATCAACAACTCAAAATTATTTTAGGCGATCGCCCCATAGAAACTCTTGCAGATTTACCAATTCTCCAAGACTCTCATCAATTAGCGGCGATGCGAATCTTAGTTGGTTTATTTGCATCTGTGTATTTAGCTAAACCACAGTTATTACCTTTAAAGATATTCACAATGGTGAAAATCTGCATTCAAAAGGGTAACTCTCCTCAAGCAGCTATAGCCTATAGTTTGTATGGCTTATTTTTGTGCGCTACCGGAGAAATTGAGCGCGGCTATCAATTTGGTCAACTAGCAACTATTGTCTTAGAACAATTGCAAGCTAAAGAGTTAACTAGTAAAGTTAATCTCACCTTTGCTTTATTTATTAAACATTGGCAAGATTCTCTGCGTTCTACATTACCTGTGTTTTTATCAGGTCTAACCAGTGGGCTAGAACACGGTGATTTAGAATATGTTGGTTATTGTGCTAATTGTTATTGCCAATTTCTATTTTGGACAGGTGAACATCTCGAAATTGCCGAAGCTGAAGCTGATAAATACTGTTTGCTGATTGAAGATATTAAGCAAGAAGCTTCTTTAATTTGGGCAAATACATGGCGACAAACAGTAATGAATTTGCGTGGTAAGGCTGAAAATGCCAAAATGCTGATTGGTTCTAGCTTTAGTGAAACTCTGACTCTGCCATCTTTGATTCAAAGTCGTAATGTGAATGGAATTTGCTATGTTTATCTAGCAAAACTCTTACTATGTTATTTATTTGGTGATGTGGAAATTGCCAAAGATTATGCTAGTAAATTTGAAGAATATGAACAAGGAGCAGCGGGATTATTGATTATTCCGCTGAAGAATTTTTATCAATCTTTGAGTTTGTTGTCATCATATTCTAGTTCAGATACAGAACAAGTAACTGTAGATTTAGAGAAGATTGCAAACAATCAAAAATCAATGAAGATATGGGCAGATCATGCTCCTATGAACTACCTACACAAGTTTCAATTAGTAGAAGCTGAAATTCATCGAGTATTAGGCAAATACTATGAAGCTGGTGATTTGTACGATCGCGCGATCGCTCTGGCTCAAACTAACGGCTATCTGCAAGAAGCAGCCCTCGCCCATGAATTAGCAGCAAAGTTTTACCTAGCTTGGGGTAAAGATAAAATCGCCACAGCTTATATGCAGCAAGCTTATTATGGTTATGCTCATTGGGGTGCAAAAGCCAAAACTGACGATTTAGAAAGCCGCTATCCCGATTTACTGCGTCCCATTTTCCAGCAGACAACACCAATTCTCAACCCATTGGAAACCTTGGCTGCTATTACTAACTCCCATGTCTCGATTCATAACGCAACAAACACTAACACCTCTAATACAAGTCTGAATATTGCTTTAGATTTTGCTGCTATTCTCAAAGCCTCTCAGAGTCTATCTAGCACAATTCAACTAGATGAACTATTACATCAACTAACTCAGATTATTCTACAAAACTCTGGGGGCGATCGCTGCGCTTTAATCTTGCCAAATAGTTATGGAATATGGGAGGTGAGAGCCATTACCACATCCGAAACCACAGAACTTTGTCGCCAACCCTTGGAAGGTAATTCCATCCTCCCCGTCAAACTGATTCAATACGTCAAAAACAACCGAGAAGTTGTAGTAATTAACGAACTCAAAACAGATTTACCTGTAATTGATGAGTATTTACATCAGCGCCAACCAAAAAGTCTGTTATGCTTACCAATCATCTATCAGGGAAGCTTGATTGGGATTTTGTATTTGAAGAATCGCTTTACTAGTGGAGTGTTTACAGGCGATCGCATCCTTATTCTCAACTTCCTTTGTAGTCAAGCTGCTATTTCTCTAGAAAATGCTCGCCTTTATCAGCAAGCTCAAGCTTATGCTCAACAGTTGGAACAATCTCAACTCCAGATAGTACAAAATGAAAAAATGGCATCTTTGGGTAACTTAGTCGCTGGTGTTGCTCATGAAGTTAATAACCCCATTGGTTTTCTTTACGGTAGTATCAGTAACGCTCAAGAATACACTCAGGATTTAATCAGACATCTAGAACTTTATCAGCAATACTACT encodes:
- a CDS encoding ATP-binding sensor histidine kinase, translated to MDAKVCTPIILGYQIREVLYTGSRTRVYRAIRQFDQLPVVIKLLTSECPSFSELLQFRNQYSISKNLPIPGIIHPLALETYGNGYILVMADSGGIALREYIKAKILSLDEFLAIAIQLANILQDLHQNRVIHKDIKPANILINPQTKQVQIIDFSIASLLPRETQEIKSPNVLEGTLAYISPEQTGRMNRGIDYRSDFYSLGVTFYEILTGNLPFICSDPMELLHCHIAKQPDELNSTEIPQVIAEIVMKLMAKNAEDRYQSALGLKFDLEKCLSQSQLTGKVEYFAIGEKDSCDRFLIPEKLYGRETEVQTLLNAFKRVTVGASELMLVAGSSGIGKTAIVNEVHKPIVQQRGYFIKGKFDQFNRNIPFSAFVQAFRDLMGQLLSESDTQLQQWKTQILAVVGENAQVLIEVIPELEIIIGKQPPAPELLGSAAQNRFNLLFQKFIQIFTTVEHPLVIFLDDLQWADSASFELIKLLMQNSHYLLVLGAYRDNEVSPIHPFILMLEELKQVKTIVTTITLPPLTCDDTNHLVADTLNCSLEFTKLLTELIQRKTQGNPFFTTQFLKALHEEKYIIFNCDRHYWECDLLKVNELSLTDDVVEFMALQLQKLPAATQKILKLAACVGNTFDLATVMLISEQSPTDTSTALWKALQEGLIIPTSQVYKFFQLEDTAHSQAEHTINPTYRFLHDRIQQAAYSLIPDDQKQVTHYQIGQQLLSHLSEEKQRESIFDIVNHLNMGSELITTQRQRNQLAKLNLMAGEKALAATAYSAAAKYFDSGVKFLHADSWQSEYRLTLSLYESAIEAEYLNINFAHAQSLANFVLERTTSLLDRVKFYELQIQMYMAQSETPKALAIGMSALELLGVDLNNAPASSAIYLPQLATIESLPVMQDAHQIAVMRILMAIFSPAYTTKPELLSPIVLTMINLSLKQGHTSLTAFAYVFYGIMLCGFEKDLDKGYYSGLLALKVLEQFSARELECKVSNLFNVFIRPWKEPLIQTIEPLGRASQIGFEMGDIEYASYATAHRCTYRFLAGENLVDLQEKQKIALEVLQPIKQHHSLVNAQIWQQLVSNLLGDVTDIKKLSGEHFDETELIPILCAGNDRSLSFTAYLAKCILSYLFADYPVAVTSAVQAANYADAAIGVTVALHNFYYSLALLSQSEDSGTPNINKNYQSLLGQIEVNQKLLKVWAVHAPKNFEHKYNLVEAEKCRVLGKKTAAIELYDRAIGGAIKNNYIQEAALSNELAAKFYLDWGKEKIAQVYMQEAYYGYANWGAAAKTEDLEYRYPNLLLPILQKINPILNIWDTLETLVVPNLSIHSSTKVNGSSSSSINNALDFTAILKASQALSMTIVLDELLQKLTQIVLQNSGGDYCALILPDSDGNWHLKAIATLESTELVSEPLEGNFLLPVKLIQYVKNTQAIVAFDNLKTDLPVIGEYLTKHQPKSVVCLPILNQGNLIGIVYLKNQSTSQVFTNERILILNFLCTQAAISLENARLHAQERAKSYRLEQSQQRLQIIIQQTPVAVLEWNTQFEFQNWNPAAEKLFGYTQSEILGKHFRTIIPEEYHAYTDDIATSILAENGGSHAINENITKDGRRIVCEWFNAALLDANGEIYGGVSMGLDISDRQRAEAAIQKKSQELEMALKALQQAQLQIIQSEKMSALGNLVAGIAHEMNNPLGFIAATLKQAKPTFADIIEHLKIYQETLPDKSEEILDHESEIDLEYSLEDLPKMLDSMTMACDRLKNISTSLRTFSRADRDYKVPFNLHEGIDSTILILKHRLKANEQRPAIEVITSYGNLPQIECFPGQLNQVFMNILANAIDALEESNHGRSFEQIQAHPNLITITTSMTDKYAKISITDNGKGMSEEVKCKIFDHLFTTKAVDKGTGLGLAIALQIVEEKHNGQIAVNSVMGEGTEFLISLPIKA
- a CDS encoding histidine phosphatase family protein is translated as MNLHIYFLRHGQTEYSRNNAFCGSIDSELTPEGLDMAEAFASAYQSLDWADIFCSPMRRTIATAKPLCTAIGIEPQLREGLKEINYGQWEGKTPEFISQEYHDDFLRWSADPAWYAPTGGEMAITIASRAMGVIEEIKHFHQSGNVLVVAHKATIRIMLCSLLGIDVGRFRYRLDCPVGSVSVVEFTSHGPLLRSLADRSHLGEQLRNLPGT
- a CDS encoding ATP-binding sensor histidine kinase, encoding MATEFPTPVIPGYQISFQLYAGSRTRVYRAIRQVDQLPVVIKLLTSEYPSFQELLQFRNQYTISKNLQIPGIIHPLSLETYRNGYILVMADTGAIALREYIKTSTLSLAEFLAIAIQLSNILQDLHQHRVIHKDIKPANILIHPYTKQVQLIDFSIASLLPRETQEIKSPNVLEGTLAYISPEQTGRMNRGIDYRSDFYSLGVTFYELLTGNLPFICNDPMELVHCHIAKTLTILGNISDIPPVIADIVKKLMAKNAEDRYQSALGLKFDLETCYEQLQDTGKVEYFAIGRRDICDRFLIPEKLYGRDVEVTSIVQAFERVANGKTEMMLVAGFSGIGKTAVINEVHKPITRQQGYFIKGKFDQFNRNLPLLAFVQALRDLIGQLLSESDTQLNQWRSKILTALGDNGQVLIEVMPELERVIGKQPAAPELSGTAAQNRFNLLFQKFIAVFTTAEHPLVMFLDDLQWADLASLQLIKLLMADKNYLLLLGAYRDNEVSQTHPLILTVEELQQVGKTVNTITLAPLMLSDVNQLVADTLHCTTERSLPLTELIVRKTQGNPFFITQFLKALYEDGEIKFNCEQGYWECDIVQINALSLTDDVVEFMAQQLQKLPDETQQIVKLAACIGNQFDLATLAIVSEQLQMEAATALWKALQEGLILPQSEVYKFYLNHEQTDTNTHNIENLTYRFLHDRVQQAAYSLIPDRQKQATHLKIGQLLWSNTLEQELETRIFDIVNQLNIGIELITEPSQKEQLAQLNLRAGHKAKVATAYSAAVSYLNTGLTLLTANSWQSQYDLTLQFYAALAESEYLNTNFSQSKYFIEQTLLSARNSLDKIKVYEIQILSYTAQNKLIEAINTGREALDLLGVDFPEDCDFETMITQHQQLKIILGDRPIETLADLPILQDSHQLAAMRILVGLFASVYLAKPQLLPLKIFTMVKICIQKGNSPQAAIAYSLYGLFLCATGEIERGYQFGQLATIVLEQLQAKELTSKVNLTFALFIKHWQDSLRSTLPVFLSGLTSGLEHGDLEYVGYCANCYCQFLFWTGEHLEIAEAEADKYCLLIEDIKQEASLIWANTWRQTVMNLRGKAENAKMLIGSSFSETLTLPSLIQSRNVNGICYVYLAKLLLCYLFGDVEIAKDYASKFEEYEQGAAGLLIIPLKNFYQSLSLLSSYSSSDTEQVTVDLEKIANNQKSMKIWADHAPMNYLHKFQLVEAEIHRVLGKYYEAGDLYDRAIALAQTNGYLQEAALAHELAAKFYLAWGKDKIATAYMQQAYYGYAHWGAKAKTDDLESRYPDLLRPIFQQTTPILNPLETLAAITNSHVSIHNATNTNTSNTSLNIALDFAAILKASQSLSSTIQLDELLHQLTQIILQNSGGDRCALILPNSYGIWEVRAITTSETTELCRQPLEGNSILPVKLIQYVKNNREVVVINELKTDLPVIDEYLHQRQPKSLLCLPIIYQGSLIGILYLKNRFTSGVFTGDRILILNFLCSQAAISLENARLYQQAQAYAQQLEQSQLQIVQNEKMASLGNLVAGVAHEVNNPIGFLYGSISNAQEYTQDLIRHLELYQQYYSEPVAPIQNNAKNIDLDFLIADLPKLLHSMTEATERIKSISTSLRTFSRADTINQVMANIHDGIDSTLLILKYRLKANEHRPAINIQQEYGDIPLIECFPGQLNQVFMNILANAIDMFDDMAQERTFAELQTHPQEITIRTQAIANQVYIHIQDNGKGMSAEVQAKIFDHLFTTKAVGKGTGLGMAIARQIVEEKHNGKIEVNSILGKGTEFIISLAIKTA